Proteins co-encoded in one Mycobacteriales bacterium genomic window:
- a CDS encoding DUF3263 domain-containing protein gives MALPLTPETPLVEAGSADGSLSEREREILAFERQWWKYAGAKEQAVKDLFDLSATRYYQVLNALIDRPEALVHDPMLVKRLRRLRTTRQRTRSARRLGMDA, from the coding sequence GTGGCGCTGCCTCTCACGCCCGAGACGCCCCTCGTCGAGGCTGGCTCCGCTGACGGCTCGCTCTCCGAGCGCGAGCGCGAGATCCTCGCCTTCGAGCGGCAGTGGTGGAAGTACGCCGGCGCCAAGGAGCAGGCCGTCAAGGACCTGTTCGACCTGTCCGCCACGCGCTACTACCAGGTCCTCAACGCCCTCATCGACCGGCCCGAGGCCCTCGTGCACGACCCGATGCTCGTCAAGCGCCTGCGCCGGCTGCGGACCACCCGCCAGCGCACCCGCTCGGCACGCCGGCTCGGGATGGACGCCTGA
- a CDS encoding phosphodiester glycosidase family protein, with protein sequence MRSTLLPLLVLPLLAPLAAQPAQAAAPQARAASLDLPLGHDRIGIRRGDTWYLRPDLGPGAAETYRDHVGGWVPVAGDTDGDGNGSVSLFKGGTWRISDSREGGVREVRFGMPGDLPVLGDWDSDGIDTLGVYRSGRFYLRDGISTGAARVVGFGIPGDVPVVGDWDGDGGTDIGVKRGRTWYQRDAADGGAASRTIAFGLAGDLPAVGDWDHDSKDTIAAFREGTWFLRDAGGTYQQTRFGLKGDMPVVRRTQGLAPGVTHRVARDPRGWVAHVVTVDLAAASTPDVVLGRDRLAGTELTSSMARRSGAVVAVNGDYATSDGRPVHGFARDGRLLQSPSLLGKAVGLDLGATTVPMGAPDLSVTVQPEGVAEQVAVSRWNQGQPDGDQLVAFTAAGATVETPRSGACYAGLTDATPVVRDGVVETSTTVTGRRCFGDPAMVPPTGTMLTANTYAALQPFIEALTPGQSLVMRQTLGFPGTVDLLGGNPMLVVEGSVPSGSVDGNGSFFDPNPRTAVGTTVDGRLILVVVDGRRSGYSTGVSLRDLADLMVSLGAHNAINLDGGGSSTMWLNGTVANRPSDGSERGVSSALVVLPAGDPGETGLTSVTSPPAASRRAAGPVTPTVPAAVVPGPADSLDRAWRDPASSGGLAQLR encoded by the coding sequence GTGCGCTCCACGCTCCTCCCCCTCCTCGTCCTGCCCCTGCTCGCCCCGCTGGCGGCGCAGCCCGCCCAGGCGGCCGCACCGCAGGCACGGGCCGCCTCGCTCGACCTGCCGCTCGGCCACGACCGCATCGGCATCAGGCGCGGCGACACGTGGTACCTCCGCCCGGACCTGGGCCCGGGTGCCGCCGAGACCTACCGCGACCACGTGGGTGGCTGGGTCCCCGTCGCGGGCGACACCGACGGGGACGGCAACGGCTCGGTCAGCCTCTTCAAGGGCGGCACCTGGCGGATCAGCGACAGCCGCGAGGGCGGCGTGCGCGAGGTCCGCTTCGGCATGCCCGGCGACCTGCCCGTCCTCGGCGACTGGGACAGCGACGGCATCGACACCCTCGGCGTCTACCGCTCCGGGCGCTTCTACCTGCGCGACGGCATCAGCACCGGCGCGGCCCGCGTCGTCGGCTTCGGCATCCCCGGCGATGTGCCGGTCGTCGGCGACTGGGACGGCGACGGCGGCACCGACATCGGGGTCAAGCGCGGCCGCACGTGGTACCAGCGCGACGCCGCCGACGGCGGGGCCGCGAGCCGCACGATCGCCTTCGGCCTGGCCGGCGACCTGCCCGCGGTCGGCGACTGGGACCACGACAGCAAGGACACGATCGCGGCTTTCCGCGAAGGCACATGGTTCCTGCGCGACGCCGGCGGGACCTACCAGCAGACCCGCTTCGGGTTGAAGGGCGACATGCCCGTCGTACGACGCACGCAGGGGCTGGCGCCCGGCGTGACGCACCGCGTCGCCCGCGACCCGCGCGGCTGGGTCGCCCACGTCGTCACGGTCGACCTGGCTGCGGCCTCGACGCCCGACGTCGTGCTCGGCCGCGACAGGCTCGCCGGCACCGAGCTCACCTCCTCGATGGCCCGCCGGTCCGGCGCGGTCGTGGCGGTCAACGGCGACTACGCGACGAGCGACGGCCGGCCGGTCCACGGCTTCGCCCGCGACGGCCGGCTGCTGCAGTCGCCGTCACTGCTGGGCAAGGCGGTCGGTCTCGACCTCGGCGCGACGACGGTGCCGATGGGCGCTCCGGACCTCTCCGTCACCGTCCAGCCGGAGGGGGTCGCCGAACAGGTGGCCGTCTCGCGCTGGAACCAGGGCCAGCCCGACGGCGACCAGCTCGTCGCCTTCACGGCCGCGGGCGCCACCGTCGAGACGCCGCGCAGCGGTGCCTGCTACGCCGGGCTCACCGACGCGACCCCGGTCGTGCGCGACGGCGTCGTCGAGACCTCCACGACCGTCACGGGTCGGCGTTGCTTCGGCGACCCGGCCATGGTCCCGCCGACCGGCACGATGCTCACGGCCAATACCTACGCCGCCCTGCAGCCCTTCATCGAGGCGCTGACCCCGGGCCAGTCGCTCGTGATGCGCCAGACCCTCGGCTTCCCTGGAACGGTGGACCTGCTGGGCGGCAACCCGATGCTCGTCGTCGAGGGCAGCGTCCCGTCCGGCAGCGTCGACGGCAACGGCAGCTTCTTCGACCCGAACCCGCGCACCGCGGTCGGGACCACCGTCGACGGCCGACTGATCCTGGTGGTCGTCGACGGCCGCCGCTCCGGCTACAGCACCGGGGTCTCACTGCGCGACCTCGCCGACCTGATGGTGTCGCTCGGCGCGCACAACGCGATCAACCTCGACGGCGGCGGCTCGTCGACGATGTGGCTCAACGGCACCGTCGCCAACCGCCCGTCCGACGGCAGCGAGCGCGGGGTCTCCAGCGCTCTCGTGGTCCTGCCCGCAGGCGACCCGGGTGAGACCGGGCTGACCTCGGTCACCTCGCCGCCGGCAGCGAGCCGACGGGCTGCGGGCCCGGTGACGCCGACCGTGCCGGCCGCCGTCGTGCCGGGACCGGCCGACAGCCTCGACCGTGCCTGGCGCGACCCGGCCAGCAGCGGTGGTCTCGCGCAGCTGCGCTAG
- a CDS encoding NAD-glutamate dehydrogenase, with amino-acid sequence MTMRAGALRELVDAAVEQVGDRLEREQAERLLRSYYRFVAVEDLIGREPRAVAGAALSHLELAARRTPGTALVRVVEPTVETDGWSSPHAMVEVVTDDMPFLVDTVSAELTRHDLGIHLVVHPVLKVRRDAVGTLLEVVDADGPDVVHESFMHVEIDRIGDRETSDRLRNDLRRVLEDVRAAVEDTPRMAARLAEAADDAPHAKELQAFTEWMLDGAFTFLGYRDYVLAGTPEEPALAAVPGTGLGILRDTGMAPAEVPLSALPAEVRRRAMDPALLTITKANSRATVHRPSYLDYVGVKRLGPEGLPVGERRFLGLFSHEAYTAPLMSVPVLRRKVEKVLTGSGFTPGSHDYKALLGVLEDYPRDELFQVDDDELLATALGVLHLQERRQVRLFVRFDDYARFVSCLIFLPRERFTTDNRLRVQRLLLEAFEGSGVDHATKVSESVLARLHIVVRTTSPTVRDVDLESLEQQLEVVTRSWDDDLADALTANAGQAGARALQATYGRAFPEAYKEDFPAADAVEDLLLLEALGEEGLDLSLYRPVDAAAGEHRFKVFRVGPPLTLSQVMPVLSDMGVEVSDERPYSVARPGVPLAWVYDFGLRRPGDAVLDDTQRAAFQDAFAAVWQGRAESDQLNSLVLVAGLRWQQVVVLRAYSRYLRQVGSTFSDTYVAQTLVKNAAVCTLLVALFEARFDPARASEVVEAEARAAVDAALDGVASLDEDRILRSFRDLITATLRTSAFQTGTVDSEEQVSFKLDPSLVPDLPLPRPRFEIFVCSPRVEGVHLRFGAVARGGLRWSDRREDFRTEVLGLVKAQMVKNAVIVPVGSKGGFVVKRPVDAGDREAWTTEGIACYRAFIRGLLAVTDNIVDGVVVPPSEVVRHDADDPYLVVAADKGTATFSDIANSIAVEHGFWLGDAFASGGSAGYDHKAMGITARGAWESVKRHFRETGLDVQSHPFSVVGVGDMSGDVFGNGMLLSEQIRLVAAFDHRHVFLDPNPDPAVSYAERRRLFELPRSSWADYDPALISAGGGVHPRTAKSIPLTPQVREVLGVHAETVTPAELMRAILLAPVDLLWNGGIGTYVKSSTETHTDVGDKANDAIRVDGAALRCRVVGEGGNLGLTQRGRIEYALAGGRVNTDAIDNSAGVDTSDHEVNIKILLGQAIADGVLAAQDRDALLASMTDEVAALVLKDNYDQNVALGNARAQSLEMLPVHRRYLTHQERTGQIDRGLEDLPSDAELDAREAAGTGLTGPEFAVVLAWTKIGLTQEVLASDLPEDPWLGHELERYFPEPLRERFGAQMTGHRLRREIVATALANRLVNTAGTTFAYRMGEEMAAPAHDVVRAHTVASEVFGMPALWKQVEALDNLVPTGTQTTMLLEGRRLVERATRWLLTTRRQPLDIAATVSAFRPGATTVSEALPDLLTSTALLSLRATAARYVTDGVPADLALRVAGFSAVYAALDVVEVAGTTGHAVEDVAPLYFALDDLLGLGAVRQRIVALPRTDRWLTLARAALRDDLYAAQAALAADVLRSTAPGDPAVRIAAWTDDNAAGLSRATQVLTDIEAEGTYDVATLSVALRMIRGLTQTSRAGERC; translated from the coding sequence ATGACCATGCGCGCAGGTGCCCTGCGCGAGTTGGTCGACGCGGCAGTGGAGCAGGTCGGCGACCGGCTCGAGCGGGAGCAGGCGGAGCGGCTGCTGCGCAGCTACTACCGCTTCGTCGCCGTCGAGGACCTCATCGGCCGCGAGCCTCGCGCTGTCGCGGGTGCGGCCCTGTCTCACCTGGAGCTCGCGGCTCGGCGGACACCCGGCACCGCCCTGGTGCGGGTCGTGGAGCCCACGGTCGAGACAGACGGGTGGTCGTCGCCGCACGCCATGGTCGAGGTCGTCACCGACGACATGCCCTTCCTCGTCGACACCGTCAGCGCCGAGCTGACCCGCCACGACCTCGGCATCCACCTCGTTGTGCATCCGGTGCTGAAGGTGCGCCGCGATGCGGTCGGCACGCTGCTCGAGGTCGTCGACGCCGACGGGCCCGACGTCGTGCACGAGTCCTTCATGCACGTCGAGATCGACCGCATCGGTGACCGCGAGACGAGCGACAGGCTGCGCAACGACCTGCGCCGGGTGCTCGAGGACGTGCGCGCTGCCGTCGAGGACACGCCCCGGATGGCGGCGCGGCTCGCCGAGGCCGCTGACGACGCCCCCCACGCCAAGGAGCTGCAGGCCTTCACCGAGTGGATGCTCGACGGCGCCTTCACCTTCCTGGGCTACCGCGACTACGTCCTCGCCGGCACACCCGAGGAGCCGGCCCTGGCGGCCGTCCCCGGCACCGGCCTCGGCATCCTGCGCGACACCGGAATGGCCCCTGCCGAGGTCCCGCTGTCGGCGCTGCCCGCGGAGGTGCGCCGCCGCGCGATGGACCCGGCGTTGCTCACCATCACCAAGGCCAACTCGAGGGCCACGGTGCACCGCCCGTCCTACCTGGACTACGTCGGGGTCAAGCGGCTCGGCCCCGAGGGGTTGCCCGTCGGCGAGCGCCGATTCCTCGGGCTGTTCTCCCACGAGGCCTACACCGCGCCCCTCATGTCGGTGCCGGTGCTGCGCCGCAAGGTGGAGAAGGTGCTGACCGGCTCGGGCTTCACCCCGGGCAGCCACGACTACAAGGCGCTGCTCGGCGTCCTCGAGGACTACCCACGCGACGAGCTGTTCCAGGTCGACGACGACGAGCTGCTGGCCACGGCTCTCGGGGTGCTCCACCTGCAGGAGCGCCGCCAGGTCCGGCTGTTCGTGCGCTTCGACGACTACGCGCGCTTCGTGTCCTGCCTCATCTTCCTGCCGCGCGAGCGCTTCACGACCGACAACCGGCTGCGGGTCCAGCGGCTGCTGCTCGAGGCCTTCGAGGGCAGCGGCGTCGACCACGCGACCAAGGTGAGCGAATCGGTTCTCGCCCGGTTGCACATCGTCGTGCGGACCACCTCGCCGACCGTGCGCGACGTCGACCTGGAGTCCCTCGAGCAGCAGCTCGAGGTGGTCACCCGCTCTTGGGACGACGACCTCGCGGATGCTCTCACGGCGAACGCCGGACAGGCCGGTGCGCGGGCGCTGCAGGCGACCTACGGACGCGCCTTTCCCGAGGCCTACAAGGAGGACTTCCCGGCAGCCGACGCCGTCGAGGACCTGCTGCTGCTCGAGGCGCTCGGCGAGGAGGGCCTCGACCTGTCGCTCTACCGTCCGGTCGACGCCGCAGCGGGGGAGCACCGCTTCAAGGTCTTCCGGGTCGGACCGCCGCTGACGCTGTCGCAGGTCATGCCGGTCCTTTCGGACATGGGCGTGGAGGTCAGCGACGAGCGCCCCTACTCCGTCGCCCGCCCCGGCGTACCGCTCGCCTGGGTCTACGACTTCGGCCTGCGTCGTCCCGGCGACGCCGTCCTCGACGACACCCAGCGCGCGGCCTTCCAGGACGCCTTCGCCGCGGTCTGGCAGGGCCGCGCCGAGAGCGACCAGCTCAACAGCCTCGTGCTCGTCGCGGGCCTGCGCTGGCAGCAGGTCGTGGTGCTGCGCGCCTACAGCCGCTACCTGCGCCAGGTCGGCTCGACCTTCAGCGACACCTACGTCGCGCAGACGCTGGTGAAGAACGCCGCCGTCTGCACCTTGCTCGTGGCGCTGTTCGAGGCGCGCTTCGACCCGGCTCGCGCGTCGGAGGTGGTTGAGGCCGAGGCCCGCGCGGCCGTCGACGCCGCCCTCGACGGAGTGGCCAGCCTCGACGAGGACCGCATCCTGCGGTCGTTTCGCGACCTCATCACCGCGACGCTGCGCACCAGCGCGTTCCAGACCGGGACGGTGGACAGCGAGGAGCAGGTGTCGTTCAAGCTCGACCCGTCGCTGGTGCCGGACCTCCCGCTGCCTCGCCCGCGCTTCGAGATCTTCGTCTGCTCGCCGCGGGTCGAGGGCGTCCACCTGCGCTTCGGCGCGGTCGCCCGCGGCGGCCTGCGCTGGTCCGACCGCCGCGAGGACTTCCGCACCGAGGTCCTCGGCCTGGTCAAGGCGCAGATGGTCAAGAACGCGGTCATCGTGCCGGTCGGCTCCAAGGGCGGCTTCGTCGTCAAGCGGCCGGTCGACGCAGGTGACAGGGAGGCCTGGACCACCGAGGGGATCGCCTGCTACCGCGCCTTCATCCGGGGCCTGCTCGCGGTCACCGACAACATCGTGGACGGCGTCGTCGTACCCCCGTCCGAGGTCGTGCGGCACGACGCCGACGACCCCTACCTCGTCGTCGCGGCCGACAAGGGCACCGCGACCTTCTCCGACATCGCCAACTCGATCGCGGTCGAGCACGGCTTCTGGCTCGGTGACGCGTTCGCCTCGGGCGGGTCGGCGGGCTACGACCACAAGGCGATGGGCATCACCGCACGAGGCGCGTGGGAGTCGGTCAAGCGGCACTTCCGCGAGACCGGCCTCGACGTGCAGAGCCACCCCTTCAGCGTCGTCGGTGTGGGTGACATGTCCGGCGACGTCTTCGGCAACGGCATGCTGCTGTCCGAGCAGATCCGGCTCGTCGCTGCCTTCGACCACCGCCACGTCTTCCTCGACCCCAACCCCGACCCGGCGGTCTCCTACGCCGAGCGCCGGCGGCTGTTCGAGCTGCCCCGGTCGTCGTGGGCCGACTACGACCCGGCGCTGATCTCGGCGGGCGGCGGCGTGCACCCCCGCACCGCGAAGTCGATCCCGCTCACCCCGCAGGTGCGGGAGGTCCTCGGCGTCCACGCCGAGACCGTGACGCCGGCGGAGCTCATGCGCGCGATCCTGCTGGCGCCGGTCGACCTGCTCTGGAACGGCGGCATCGGGACCTACGTCAAGTCGTCGACGGAGACCCACACCGACGTCGGCGACAAGGCCAACGACGCGATCCGGGTCGACGGCGCGGCGCTGCGCTGCCGGGTCGTCGGCGAGGGCGGCAACCTCGGCCTGACCCAGCGCGGTCGCATCGAGTACGCCCTCGCGGGTGGGCGGGTCAACACCGACGCGATCGACAACTCCGCCGGCGTCGACACCTCCGACCACGAGGTCAACATCAAGATCCTGCTGGGCCAGGCGATCGCCGACGGCGTGCTCGCCGCGCAGGACCGCGACGCGCTGCTCGCCTCGATGACCGACGAGGTCGCAGCGCTCGTCCTCAAGGACAACTACGACCAGAACGTCGCACTCGGCAACGCCCGCGCGCAGTCGCTCGAGATGCTCCCGGTCCACCGCCGCTACCTCACCCACCAAGAGCGCACCGGTCAGATCGACCGCGGTCTGGAGGATCTCCCGTCCGACGCCGAGCTCGACGCGCGCGAGGCCGCCGGCACCGGGCTCACCGGTCCGGAGTTCGCCGTCGTGCTGGCCTGGACCAAGATCGGGCTGACCCAGGAGGTGCTCGCCTCCGACCTGCCCGAGGACCCGTGGTTGGGCCACGAGCTCGAGCGCTACTTCCCCGAGCCGCTGCGCGAGCGCTTCGGTGCGCAGATGACCGGCCACCGGTTGCGTCGCGAGATCGTCGCGACCGCGCTGGCCAACCGGCTGGTCAACACGGCCGGCACGACCTTCGCCTACCGGATGGGCGAGGAGATGGCTGCGCCCGCGCACGACGTCGTGCGCGCACACACGGTCGCGAGCGAGGTCTTCGGCATGCCCGCGCTGTGGAAGCAGGTGGAGGCCCTCGACAACCTCGTGCCGACCGGCACCCAGACGACGATGCTGCTCGAGGGGCGCCGCCTCGTGGAGCGGGCGACCCGCTGGCTGCTCACGACCCGGCGCCAGCCGCTCGACATCGCGGCGACCGTCAGCGCCTTCCGACCCGGAGCCACGACGGTCTCGGAGGCCCTGCCGGACCTGCTGACCTCGACCGCGCTGCTGTCGCTGCGCGCCACCGCCGCGCGCTACGTCACCGACGGCGTCCCGGCCGACCTAGCCCTGCGGGTCGCCGGCTTCTCCGCGGTCTACGCCGCGCTCGACGTCGTGGAGGTCGCCGGCACCACCGGGCACGCGGTCGAGGACGTCGCGCCGCTCTACTTCGCTCTCGACGACCTGCTCGGGCTCGGTGCCGTGCGCCAGCGCATCGTCGCGCTGCCCCGCACCGACCGCTGGCTGACGCTGGCCCGGGCCGCGCTGCGCGACGACCTCTACGCCGCCCAGGCCGCACTCGCCGCCGACGTCCTGCGCAGCACGGCGCCGGGCGACCCGGCGGTGCGGATCGCGGCCTGGACCGACGACAACGCCGCCGGTCTGTCGCGGGCGACCCAGGTGCTTACCGACATCGAGGCCGAGGGCACCTACGACGTCGCGACGCTGTCGGTGGCGCTGCGGATGATCCGCGGCCTCACCCAGACCAGCCGCGCCGGCGAGCGCTGCTAG
- a CDS encoding penicillin-binding transpeptidase domain-containing protein, with protein sequence MLDRKGRPLSASKDLTANVVGRPGSGLQRVLDDRLQGSSGSTVVVRDIASGTDIVTVKEFPPKAAEGVRTTLDLDVQRAAEAALTGVTSRSTVVVVHAPTGQVRAIANRPVAGVPAHSSSYAPGSVFKVVTATALLRRGTTPATRVGCPATTSSGGRSFRNDEAKDLGTVSFAQAFAQSCNTSFLELAEGLPAGALQQAAALYGFGEPALLPVSVDPSLVPETAVPAEQAAAAIGQGRVEASPLVVASMAAAVATGTWRQPLLLPGTQDVRRLPPGVAASLRQLMRSVVTTGTGRAAQGAGGPVSGKTGTAQYGDGAVAHAWFTGFRGDLAVCVFVETGTSGGATAAPVARRLLAAL encoded by the coding sequence GTGCTCGACCGCAAGGGGCGCCCGCTCTCGGCGAGCAAGGACCTCACGGCCAACGTCGTCGGCCGCCCCGGCAGCGGTCTGCAGCGCGTCCTCGACGACCGGCTGCAGGGCAGCAGCGGCAGCACGGTCGTCGTGCGCGACATCGCGAGCGGCACCGACATCGTCACCGTCAAGGAGTTCCCGCCGAAGGCCGCGGAGGGCGTCCGCACGACCCTGGACCTCGACGTCCAGCGGGCCGCCGAGGCAGCGCTCACCGGCGTCACCAGCCGGTCCACCGTCGTCGTGGTCCACGCACCCACCGGGCAGGTCAGGGCGATCGCCAACCGACCGGTCGCCGGCGTCCCGGCGCACTCCTCGTCGTACGCCCCTGGCTCGGTCTTCAAGGTCGTCACGGCCACGGCGCTGCTGCGGCGCGGGACCACACCGGCGACGCGGGTCGGGTGCCCGGCGACGACGAGCAGCGGCGGCCGCAGCTTCCGCAACGACGAGGCCAAGGACCTCGGGACGGTCTCCTTCGCGCAGGCCTTCGCGCAGTCGTGCAACACCTCTTTCCTCGAGCTCGCCGAGGGCCTGCCGGCCGGAGCGCTGCAGCAGGCCGCGGCGCTCTACGGCTTCGGCGAGCCCGCGTTGCTGCCGGTGTCCGTCGACCCGAGCCTCGTCCCCGAGACCGCCGTGCCCGCCGAGCAGGCCGCCGCCGCGATCGGCCAGGGCCGCGTCGAGGCGAGCCCGCTCGTCGTGGCGAGCATGGCCGCGGCCGTCGCCACCGGCACCTGGCGCCAACCCCTCCTCCTCCCGGGTACGCAAGACGTACGCCGGCTGCCGCCGGGCGTCGCCGCGTCACTGCGCCAGCTCATGCGCTCGGTGGTGACCACCGGCACCGGCCGCGCTGCCCAGGGCGCCGGCGGGCCGGTGTCGGGCAAGACGGGGACGGCGCAGTACGGCGACGGCGCGGTCGCCCATGCGTGGTTCACCGGCTTTCGTGGCGACCTCGCGGTGTGCGTCTTCGTCGAGACCGGCACGTCGGGCGGCGCGACCGCTGCCCCCGTGGCGCGACGACTGCTCGCCGCGCTGTGA
- a CDS encoding DUF692 family protein produces MPEPAFAAATLPLFADGLVDHVEWSVDVGWGRAGVPDWLAGVLDDYAEQGLLDAHGVSFSLLSLHPRQEAWLQRLEVELARRPYRRVSEHLGFMSAGPVLRSSPLPMPHHPDVVARGVKQAARIAEVVGAPVGLENLATSLSVRDALDQGALLFDVLAPGEGWIVLDLHNLHCQAATFGLDAVALLDGYPLERVREVHVSGGSWWSPEGSQRQVRRDTHDGPVPDEVLDLLPVVLARCPALDGVVVERIGQSLGRDDKEFRADYLRVRELCGRPT; encoded by the coding sequence ATGCCCGAGCCGGCGTTCGCCGCGGCGACGCTGCCGCTGTTCGCCGACGGGCTCGTCGACCACGTCGAGTGGAGCGTCGACGTCGGCTGGGGTCGGGCGGGCGTCCCCGACTGGCTCGCGGGCGTGCTGGACGACTACGCCGAGCAGGGGCTGCTCGACGCCCACGGCGTGAGCTTCTCGCTGCTGTCACTCCATCCCCGCCAGGAGGCGTGGTTGCAGCGGCTCGAGGTCGAGCTCGCCCGTCGCCCCTACCGTCGCGTGTCGGAGCACCTCGGCTTCATGAGCGCCGGACCTGTGCTGCGCTCCAGCCCGCTGCCGATGCCGCACCACCCCGACGTCGTCGCCCGCGGCGTCAAGCAGGCCGCGCGGATCGCTGAGGTCGTCGGTGCCCCGGTTGGCCTGGAGAACCTCGCGACCTCGCTCTCGGTGCGCGACGCCCTCGACCAGGGGGCGCTGCTCTTTGATGTGCTTGCCCCTGGCGAAGGGTGGATCGTGCTGGACCTGCACAACCTGCACTGCCAGGCCGCGACCTTCGGCCTTGACGCCGTGGCGCTGCTCGACGGCTACCCGCTGGAGCGGGTCCGCGAGGTGCACGTCAGCGGCGGGTCGTGGTGGTCCCCGGAGGGATCGCAGAGGCAGGTACGACGAGACACCCACGACGGTCCCGTGCCCGACGAGGTGCTCGACCTGTTGCCGGTCGTCCTCGCGCGCTGCCCGGCGCTCGACGGCGTCGTCGTCGAGCGGATCGGGCAGAGCCTCGGTCGCGATGACAAGGAGTTCCGCGCGGACTACCTGCGGGTGCGCGAGCTGTGCGGGCGGCCGACATGA
- a CDS encoding MCE family protein: MAAPLRKGRALALQRLNGLVFLAVLTLLVGSSVAVYQKRFTPVVMVDLEASRAGNQLTTGADVKVRGLIVGEVRRIRTTPQGAVLTLAIDEDKARRVAADVTAQLLPKTLFGEKYVALQPGGTTSDTIEDGDVIGLDRSTSAFETAQAVDNLLPLLQTLRPEKLSVTLNALSTALRDRGDRVGANLERTAAYLAEINPELPTIEQDLRGLADLATTFDSAAPDLLQVIEDLSFSSRAAVDQQDELSGFLDATGAFADELTAFSTENEQRLVRLAADSLPVLKAYERYAPGVPCMLDGIADVIPEAERVFGRGQPGLHITLEVVQDQGAYFPDEKPVYGEDSGPTCFGLGIENKVVPFPITIEVTDGYCDEEEQAPGVQTEPCRGRGTPDPSDDGERRSEVAADPALALLGEREALRIAAAPVMGGDPEAVPDIATLLFGPMARGTVISYSR; this comes from the coding sequence GTGGCAGCGCCGCTGCGCAAGGGTCGGGCGCTCGCGCTCCAGCGACTCAACGGCCTGGTGTTCCTCGCAGTCCTGACCTTGCTCGTCGGCTCCTCCGTGGCGGTCTACCAGAAGCGCTTCACCCCTGTGGTGATGGTGGACCTGGAGGCATCGCGGGCCGGCAACCAGCTGACGACCGGCGCCGACGTGAAGGTCCGCGGCCTCATCGTCGGTGAGGTCCGCCGGATCCGCACGACGCCGCAGGGCGCGGTGCTCACCCTCGCCATCGACGAGGACAAGGCCCGCCGCGTCGCGGCCGACGTCACCGCGCAGCTGCTGCCCAAGACGCTGTTCGGGGAGAAGTACGTCGCCCTGCAGCCTGGCGGCACCACCAGCGACACCATCGAGGACGGTGACGTCATCGGCCTCGACCGGTCGACCTCGGCCTTCGAGACCGCGCAGGCCGTCGACAACCTGCTGCCGCTGCTGCAGACCCTGCGGCCGGAGAAGCTGTCGGTCACCCTCAACGCGCTGTCGACCGCGCTGCGCGACAGGGGTGACCGGGTCGGCGCCAACCTCGAGCGGACCGCGGCCTACCTCGCCGAGATCAACCCCGAGCTGCCGACCATCGAGCAGGACCTGCGCGGTCTCGCCGACCTCGCGACCACCTTCGACAGCGCGGCTCCGGACCTGCTGCAGGTCATCGAGGACCTGTCGTTCTCGAGCCGCGCGGCGGTCGACCAGCAGGACGAGCTGTCGGGCTTCCTCGACGCCACGGGCGCCTTCGCCGACGAGCTGACCGCCTTCTCGACCGAGAACGAGCAGCGGCTCGTGCGCCTCGCGGCCGACAGCCTGCCGGTGCTCAAGGCCTACGAGCGCTACGCGCCGGGGGTGCCCTGCATGCTCGACGGCATCGCCGACGTCATCCCCGAGGCGGAACGGGTCTTCGGTCGCGGGCAGCCCGGCCTGCACATCACGCTTGAGGTCGTCCAGGACCAGGGCGCCTACTTCCCGGACGAGAAGCCGGTGTACGGCGAGGACAGCGGGCCGACCTGCTTCGGTCTCGGCATCGAGAACAAGGTCGTCCCCTTCCCGATCACGATCGAGGTCACCGACGGCTACTGCGACGAGGAGGAGCAGGCGCCCGGCGTGCAGACCGAGCCGTGCAGGGGCCGCGGGACCCCCGACCCGAGTGACGATGGCGAGCGCCGCAGCGAGGTGGCGGCCGACCCGGCGCTCGCTCTGCTCGGGGAGCGCGAGGCCCTGCGGATCGCGGCTGCACCCGTGATGGGCGGCGACCCCGAGGCGGTCCCCGACATCGCCACGCTGCTGTTCGGCCCGATGGCCCGCGGCACCGTGATCAGCTACTCGCGCTGA